GTTCCATCTCTTTACTGATTCGGCGCAGTTCAATACCCCCGACGCAGACGGCGATTTCGGGAAGAGCATAAATGCGATCCGTGGCCACCGTCAGATCCTCTGCCTTGAGGGTAGAGTTCACCTCTTTCATCCGTGCCATCTTGCCCGTCGTCGCTACAGGGATTCAACCCGGCCGGTGCGACACTCATCATGGCGGGAAGCGCCCCAGCGCCTCGGCCACCGCACGACGTGTGATCGGCTTCTGCAGATAATCGTCCATGCCGGCCTCCAGGCAACGCTCGCGATCACCGCTCAAGGCGAGCGCGGTCACGGCAATGACGGGGCTTTTCCGCTTGAGTCCCTTGTGACGACGCAACAGGCGGGTCGCCTCGAAACCGTCGAGTTCGGGCATGGTCGCATCCATGAGGATTACGTCATAACCGGCCTCGGCCGCCCTTGAACCGAACAGCAGCACCACCTGTTCGGCGACGGCGTGTAGATCGAGTTTACCCGCCTCCACCTTGGAGAAGTCGAGTACCTCATCGAGAATGGCAAGCAGTGTACTGGCTGAGCTGGCAACGGTGCCCAGGTAGGGTCGCTGCTGCTGAGAGGGTGGTGTGTCGGCCAACAGCTCAACCATACCGATAACGCCGTTCATGGGCGTGCGGATCTCGTGGGGCAGGTTGGCGCGAAACGCGCTTTGCGTTCCCTATCGGCCGTCGGATATCAAACGCACCATGATTGCAGCGGCCTGATTCTGCAGATGCCGCTGACGCGCACCCGCCCGCTGGGCTGCCAGACGCGCAAGCTGGGCGTCGTCGCCCATCTGTGCATACTGGCGTTGGATGCCCATGGCGTAGCGATTGACCGCCTGCAGGGTGGTCAGCGCCCGGTCAGTCGCGGAAGGTTTAGGGCCGCGTATCGGGTCGGGACGCTCGAGTCGGGTGTCCGGCAAAAAAGGCGGATCGATTGTTTCCGCGCCGGAAGCGCGATGCGTTTCAATCCAGTTACGGGCACGCCGCGCCTCGATGAGGAAGCGGTCTCGCGCCTCCTCGAAGGCATCGGCCCTGTCGCTGTGAAAAAGTATTTCCCGATGGCCCTCGATATAGGCATTGCGCAACGCCCAACGCAAAAGCAGCCGTTGATCCCGGGGTCCCAAGGGCGGACTGAGGTCCGCCATAAACGCCTCCCATTGCAGATCGGCCTGGGTGGATGCCGGATTTCTTCGCCACAAGTCTGAAACGGCG
This genomic window from Pseudomonadota bacterium contains:
- a CDS encoding response regulator; the encoded protein is MDATMPELDGFEATRLLRRHKGLKRKSPVIAVTALALSGDRERCLEAGMDDYLQKPITRRAVAEALGRFPP